From a single Lolium rigidum isolate FL_2022 chromosome 7, APGP_CSIRO_Lrig_0.1, whole genome shotgun sequence genomic region:
- the LOC124672475 gene encoding protein LURP-one-related 15-like → MEARNGAPPAKLPMSGPQICKPFVGPLTVTKKAFGLSVGDYNVTDASGAVVLRVKGEFFSSRRRRVVLDADGRLLLTMRGKAFSFHSTWEVFRGGSTNGSNLLFTVKRSSVIQLNASLDIFLAANRAEKVCDFKIKGSYFNRSCAFYHGTTNIMIAQMNRQFVLLGKDSCTVTIIPNVDHAFITSLVVILDEINQ, encoded by the exons ATGGAGGCGCGCAACGGAGCCCCTCCGGCAAAGCTGCCGATGTCGGGGCCACAGATCTGCAAGCCTTTCGTCGGGCCGCTCACGGTGACCAAGAAGGCGTTCGGCCTCTCAGTCGGGGACTACAACGTCACCGACGCGAGCGGCGCCGTCGTGCTGCGGGTCAAGGGCGAGTTCTTCAGCAGCAGACGCCGCCGAGTCGTCCTGGACGCCGACGGGAGGCTCCTCCTAACCATGCGAGGAAAG GCATTCAGCTTTCACAGTACCTGGGAAGTGTTCAGAGGGGGCAGCACAAATGGAAGTAATTTGCTTTTCACAGTTAAGAGATCTTCAGTGATCCAACTGAACGCAAGCTTGGATATCTTCTTGGCTGCTAACAGAGCGGAGAAGGTctgtgatttcaagatcaagggtAGCTACTTCAACAGATCATGTGCATTCTATCATGGTACCACTAACATCATGATAGCTCAA ATGAACCGTCAGTTTGTACTGCTTGGGAAGGACTCGTGTACTGTTACTATAATTCCAAACGTTGACCACGCGTTCATCACATCTCTTGTTGTGATTCTGGATGAGATAAACCAGTAG
- the LOC124672474 gene encoding uncharacterized protein LOC124672474 produces THVGVLLFSLKPNQHPSKDPIYTDTHDTSPHSQAPINLHTCFGALSHTDTVWLRTLSAMSSSKLEGGKLLSSRILSLRDSSSNTVANASFRVYYSVGAGTVPFVWETKPGTPKSTVIPAATDYDAPPPPIISPPPSYLSRTRKTYTRRAPSASRSSRWGWMTSWLDIRRWMSPPKGVWHAPDGAADEVERQRRPRRDAPIFLCSCASDQPGRHG; encoded by the coding sequence ACACACGTAGGAGTACTACTCTTCAGCCTCAAGCCAAACCAACATCCATCTAAAGACCCAATATATACAGACACACATGACACATCCCCTCACTCGCAAGCCCCCATCAATTTGCATACGTGTTTTGGCGCTCTCTCACACACAGACACAGTTTGGCTGCGAACTCTGTCCGCGATGAGCTCGAGTAAGCTTGAAGGCGGGAAGCTGCTGAGCTCCAGGATCCTGTCGTTGAGGGATAGCTCCAGCAACACCGTCGCCAACGCCTCCTTCAGGGTCTACTACAGCGTCGGCGCCGGCACCGTGCCCTTCGTCTGGGAGACCAAGCCCGGAACCCCAAAGAGCACCGTCATCCCCGCCGCCACCGACTACGACGCGCCACCCCCGCCGATcatctcgccgccgccgtcctacCTGTCCAGAACAAGGAAGACGTACACGAGGAGAGCGCCATCCGCTTCCCGGTCTTCGCGGTGGGGATGGATGACCAGCTGGCTCGACATCAGGAGGTGGATGTCGCCGCCCAAAGGCGTCTGGCACGCGCCGGACGGCGCCGCCGATGAGGTGGAACGGCAGCGGCGGCCCCGGCGAGACGCGCCCATCTTCCTCTGCAGCTGCGCTTCTGATCAGCCAGGCAGGCATGGATAG